GTTTAAGACCGACACATTTGATATTATCTGGTCGTCGGGTTCGATCGAGTACTGGCCCGAACCCGTCCTCGCCCTCCGGGAGTTCAACCGCGTGCTCAAACCGGGCGGCCAGGTGCTCGTCGTCGGGCCAAACTACCCGGACAACCGGATCGCCCAGGCGCTGGCCGACGCGATGATGCTCTTCTACGACGAGTACGAGGCCGACCGCATGTTCAAGGCGGCGGGCTTCGAGGAGGTCAAACACCTGTTCCAGGGACCCAGCTACGAACCCGAGGTGGCGATCACGACGATCGCTCGAGCGCCCGAAGAGTAACCCCAGAGGGGGTTTGACGCCGATTCTTTGGCTGGCCCATATCGAGCCGGCCTCACTCCACCCGCCGCTCGAGGAAGTCCGCCAGCAACTCGAACATCCGCAGTTTCTGTGCCTGATCGGAGGACGCGTGGCCCTCCTCGCCGAGTTCCTCGTACTCGAAGTCCTCGCCCTCCTCGTAGCCGTTCTCGAGCAGGGCGTCACGGAAGATTCGGGCCTGCGACACCGGGACGCGGTGGTCGTTGACGCCGTGAACGAGGAAGATCGGATCCTCGACGTTCTCGACGTGGGTTACCGGACTGCGCTCACGGTAGAGGTCGGGGTTCTCCTCGGGCGTCCCGAGGTAGGTCTCCATCAACTCCGTCCGGAAGTGGGGCATCGTGTTCTCGAACATGTCCTCGAGGTCAGTGAGGCCGATCCAGGCGACGCCCGCGGTGTACAGGTCCGGATACTGGACCATCTGCCAGTAGGCGGAGTAACCGCCGTAAGAACCACCGAAGACGACGACGCGGTCCGAATCGAGGAAGTCGTAGGTCTCGAGGACGTACTCGGCCGCGGCAGCGACATCGCCCTGTTCGGCGCCCGCCCAGTCGTCGTAGAGTTCGCGGACAAATTTTCGGCCTCGTCCCGTGGATCCGCGGTAGTTGATCTGGAGTACCGAGAATCCCTGGGAGACCAGCACCTGGGTGTAGAGGTCGAACGACTTCGTGTCTCGAGCGCGGGGGCCGCCGTGGGGGTTGACGATCAGCGGCGACGGTCGCTCGCCCGAATCGTAGAAGAGCGCGCCGATCTCGAGCTCGTCGTAGGGTTCGTGCTCGACGGCGCGCTGGGGCGTCTCCGGAATCCCGTCGGAGTCCACGCGGAGGTACTCTGCGTCCGCGAAGTCCTCGGGATCGAACGGCCCGTACTCGGCCTCGAGCAGCGTCTCGTAGCTGTCATCGGACAGGTCGTAGACCAGCAGCTCGGGGCGCCGGGTGGGCGTCGTGTGCTGGACGAGCACCCGATCGTCGTCGACGACGACGCTGCCGGGACCGTAGCCGCCCAGGGAGGCGACGCCCTCGGGGACGTCGAACTCGCGGCCCTCGCCGGTCTCGAGGTCGTAGACGACGGGGACGGCGACGGCGTCGCGGCTCCGCGTGGCGAGCACGCGCTCGCCGTCAGGGAGGAAGGCGGTCCCGTGTTCCTCGTACTCGTCCTCGCCGTACCACTCGACCGACTCCGACTCGAGGTCGTAGACGCCGATCCGCCCCAGGTCCGCGGAGTTGTCGCTGACGAGCAAGCGCTCGCCGTCGGGCCCCCAGTCGTTGGGCATCGACTCCGCACCGTCCTCGCCCAGTTCGAGGTTTTGGGGGTTCGAGCCGTCGCCGTCCATCACGTAGACGTCCTGGTTGTTGTGGTCGTCGGATTCGTTCGTCGAGAACGCCACCCGTTCGCCGTCCGGCGAGAGCGTCGCCCCGCTAGCAGCCCGCTCGTAGTCGGTGATCTTGGTCGTCTCGCCACTCGCGAGGTCGTGACGATAGAGGTTCATCTGCCCGTCTCGCGTGGAGCCGACGACCAGCGTCTCGCCGTCGTCGCTCACGTCCTGGATCATGACCTGACCGTCCACCTCGAGGACGGACTCGACCTCGCCATCGCGGGTGAGCGCGTAGACGTCGTTCTGCTCGTTGCCGTCGTCGTCGAGGTGGAAGAACACCCGATCACCGTCACCCCAGGTGACGAACCAGCGGGCGT
This region of Natronosalvus halobius genomic DNA includes:
- a CDS encoding methyltransferase domain-containing protein gives rise to the protein MGILENKARARLFYKYLSTIYDRINPFIWNEEMRTEALSLLDFEESEMVLDVGCGTGFATEGLLEHVDTVYALDQSEHQLEKAYAKFGKTGGPVDFHRGDAERLPFKTDTFDIIWSSGSIEYWPEPVLALREFNRVLKPGGQVLVVGPNYPDNRIAQALADAMMLFYDEYEADRMFKAAGFEEVKHLFQGPSYEPEVAITTIARAPEE
- a CDS encoding S9 family peptidase, with amino-acid sequence MAQSADADVLEELASLPTMAHPTVSPDGDEVALYYDVTGRNELHILDVESGDLEQWSDGEVPRNARWFVTWGDGDRVFFHLDDDGNEQNDVYALTRDGEVESVLEVDGQVMIQDVSDDGETLVVGSTRDGQMNLYRHDLASGETTKITDYERAASGATLSPDGERVAFSTNESDDHNNQDVYVMDGDGSNPQNLELGEDGAESMPNDWGPDGERLLVSDNSADLGRIGVYDLESESVEWYGEDEYEEHGTAFLPDGERVLATRSRDAVAVPVVYDLETGEGREFDVPEGVASLGGYGPGSVVVDDDRVLVQHTTPTRRPELLVYDLSDDSYETLLEAEYGPFDPEDFADAEYLRVDSDGIPETPQRAVEHEPYDELEIGALFYDSGERPSPLIVNPHGGPRARDTKSFDLYTQVLVSQGFSVLQINYRGSTGRGRKFVRELYDDWAGAEQGDVAAAAEYVLETYDFLDSDRVVVFGGSYGGYSAYWQMVQYPDLYTAGVAWIGLTDLEDMFENTMPHFRTELMETYLGTPEENPDLYRERSPVTHVENVEDPIFLVHGVNDHRVPVSQARIFRDALLENGYEEGEDFEYEELGEEGHASSDQAQKLRMFELLADFLERRVE